TCAGCTATGACACTGGCATTTAAGGATAAACAGACTCTTAGAAGCCAAACctaaaaaaagataaagtcaGGCCATGACATTAAGGAAGTCTCCACGCAGCAAGAAAGTGAGTGCAACACCATTCTGTAAGAGTAGTTATTGGAAAAGTAAAACCCTGTTTTGTCTACACCCCAAGGGTGGGGCTGCTTGAGACCCTCATCACACACGAATTCTCAGCCACGGCCTCAGCACTCCCCACCTCTCCAGGCTACCACAGACCACGTGCAGGGGTCCACCACCCTCCTTCCCGGTAGGTAGACTGTAAATTCCCCTCACCAGACCTCTGGCCAAGTAATACTATACACAGTGCTTCCAAGTGATTTCCCTTCCACGATCTTGAAAGTAGAAGTAGAAAAATCCCATGGCAACGCCTGCCCCCAAAACGGCCAGACTGCGGAAATCCTTGTTGTCCCCTCTTTCACAGGGGACCTCGCCCTGTGAAAGAAAAGATAACATGTTTTCCAGTTAAATGAGGGCAGTTTCTTCATGAAAAtggctatttcttttttcagatgtCATTAGAAAAGCTCCCCAAACCTTCCCTCCTGATTCTACATGACGTGGCCTCGGTGTGTGGTGAAGCCAAAACCATTCCTCTGCTGAGGAAAGGCCTTCGCAAGGTTTGTAAAACAAACCCAAAGACACCTCGGGGAAGCAGAAACCCAGGGAGGGTGCTGCCTTTGCAGCCAGCTTGTTAGAGTTACTTCTTATCTGGGTCATTCAAAACTAGATAGAAATCGCAacacattttcagaaattaatttatttgaatctttGAACTAATTCTTCAACTTAGCAAGCAGAAAGACTGCTGTGGgtgtgaatgtatgtgtccctccaaaatgtGTACGTTAGAACACAACCCCAAGGTGCAGGCCCTTGGACAGTGGCTGGGCGGAGCCCTCACGAATGAGACTAGTGCCCTAACACAAGGGCTTGAGGGACAACGTTCATCCCTTCCCCGCTGTGAGGCGGACGCAGCAATCGTCCCCTCTGGAGGAAGCAGCACTCAAGACATCATCCCGGAAGCAGAAatcaggccctcaccagacaccaaaccggtcagcaccttgatcttggacttcccagcttccaggaTGGTGAGCAATAAACTTAtcctctttataaattacccagtccacAGTATTTTGTGacagcagcaggaatggactGAGACAGAGATCACACAAACCGCAGGCTCTGCAGTGACGGCACCTTTTAtggggtggcaggggctggggctggtccTCGGACCCACACAAACCTTCTGCGTCCCTCCCCACCAGGCAGAGCCTCCCcgcttccctcctctcctgcctcgaTCTCCGCCAGGCCCAGCGTTCTTTCAGTCACCAGTTTCTATGAGAAAACAAAGACTGACTTCAGAAAACAATTACATATATGACTTTCCAGAGAAAGAGGATTAAGAGAATAGAAAACACTTTTCAACATACAATTTTAATAACACCAATGCCTTCTGGAAATAAACAGGGAACAGCAAGAGGAAGAGACTATTGCCAAGAAGTAGCTTCAGATACATCTAAAATCCCTCAAATTTCACCTTGCTGGCTTCAAGCCTGAGCtttaatagcaaaaatttttttgGCTAACAGTCCCAACATTGGCTGTAATTACGGGAAAGAAAGCAAGcagtaaggaaagaaaatggtgaGGCAGGCTGGCATAGGCGTCCCCTTCCTAAGAGAACCATAATGCACGTCACCTGCTCTAAGCAGAGTCCACCCCTCCTCAGAAAATCTTGCCCCTATTATTATCAAAGTGGAGTCCCATTAGCCTCTTCCTGTAACCCCAAAATATCATGAAAACGTGGACAAGGCCAAGGTGACCccaggaatgaaaaaaatcatataacataaagtaaaaatttgCACCAATTTCAGGACAAACCATGAGTCTTTACAGAAACATTCCATTTGCAGCATGGTTCATCACCACACGTCCCAACACACTCCTACGTTTCCTGTTCCATGACCACGGGTTCCTGAGCAGGACACATGTCACAGGAGAAGCACACGGAACCAACGCTGACTTCACCAATCCCCAAACCCAATCCACACTACCAAAccatcatataatttaaaagatgatttgTCAAGGCTCAGGGTCCAAACAAGGTGAGAAGATGCTGAGAGATAAAGACAAGGAACAGAGTGACGTGGGTGACACCCCTAAACAAGGGAGGAGAATGTCAACATCACACACTCACAGATCCACACGCTATTATTTCCCAAGCAGATTAACCCCCAAATaagtgaatgttttaaaattactcaAATGTAAAACTTGGCAGTCTAATTTGTCAAACTGGcccttttacctttttttggACCTACTGATTGTTGAGTCTATTTCTTCTACCCCTCTTCAAGTACTTCTCAAGCCCTTAGGGACAAAAGGATGAGGTTCTAGTACTTTAGGACAAAGAATCACACTCAGGAAAACAATCAGAACGTCAAATCAGGACAGAGGAAGTAGGAGAGAACTCcgttttctttcccttcttgctTGATACAATCAACATGCATCCCTAGGCCCTAATGATGGGGCGTGGCATCTTCTCTGTGAGACCCGGGGTCTCCAGGGGCCCTGTGAGCACTGTCCCTGGAGCACTCAGCACAGGCCCACGGCCTGCTCTGAAGGGCTCTAAGCAGACAGATGTGCTCTAGGGTAACTACAGTCCGCacatcatctctgttttactttcCAAACATGAGGCTTGGCTGGTCCTCAGAGTCAGATATGCAGAAACAAAAATTTGTTCCCACACCTTCCAAAAGATTCACCTAGAAACCTGCTTCTAAAGGAGTTTCTCTTTCgccagctttactgagatataaaaAAACCACAAAGGCATGGAGAAGATGCTCTCATGTGGCTCAATACGGAAGCCAGCACAGCAGAGGACAGGGGCAGCCTGAGTTCTCCTGCTCCTCGTCCTCTGGATAATCCCTGTAGGAGACACAGTCCCTGTAAACCTCGTGCTGCTAATGACGGTAGAAGACAGACAGGTACCTTTGGGTGGTTTTGAACACAGCGGCTGGGAAAATGACCCAGGCCTCCCCTGCAGAGCCAGCTGCTGAAAGCGGATCCCCTGGAGGCCCTGAAACAGAGAGCGTTCCTTCACCAGCTGCTTCTGCAACACAGGCGCATTTTCTCAGGAagggctggaagaggcaggatgCGGGCTGAGACGGAAGCTTGCTGCCTTTATTCACCTGCTTAAATATACTATTAAAAGTATGATTCGATAGAATAAACAGGAACAAATTCaatacataaatgcataaagaATTTTCATAGTTACAGCAAGCAAAAagaccccccaaaacaaaaaaactaaccATCGCTTAGTAACTTAAAATATTACAACTTCAAAAACAAACGTAACTGTAAGACTAAAATCTAAAATTGTGttaaatgaaaacactgaaatacACTATGACTCATCTTTGATCAGCCAAgaggttgatttaaaaaaaaaaaaaaaaaaaagatgaagtctcactgtgctgcccaggttggagtacagtggctactTGTGGGTGTGatcacagcctcaaactcctgggctcaactgatcctcctgcctcagcctcccaagtagctgggactacaggcccaggCCACTGTAGCCAGCAAGAGGTTCATGTTTTTGCCAAACCAAGAAGGCAAATAATTTTCCAGACcttcctgtattttcttcagtCCTCAACGAGGAAAACACCAGTTTTTACCATAAGATGCTAACAATACCTAACACATTAGTTAAGGACAGGACTAGaaacaatttgtatttttcactCTTATAAGTCAAATGCCATTAAACAAAAACCACTGCAACATACTTAAAAAACAACTACTACTAATTGTATTCAACAAAAATTCCAACATAAGCAAAGAATTTGGACTGtcctcagtattttattattatgaaattagACTCACAGTTGACACAGTTGACAACACCTATGTTATTTCAGCAGCATCAACATTCAAGGTAATTATGTTCTGATGctgtgaacaaaagaaaaaaatcaacaacaacaaaaaaaaataaaataaaataaaaagaagaaaaaaaaatgaaaaaacattcagGGTAAGGCAGGTTCTCAACCCTCAAATTATTTTAGGCTATTACCCCAAAATAAGTTCATTTCCCAGTTAGTAACTTGATAATCAACTAAACTATTCAAATTTCCATATCAAACGCCACCGCAGACTAAAAAATAAGGTATGCTAcgaaaaagacattaaaattagGGAAAAATCCAGAAAAAGCTCAGAAAGGAGACGCTGGCAGCGATGGCGATGACACTGCACCACGCGAGCAGAGGCTGCAGGGTCAAGGAGGACTTCTGCACCGTGAATGGATCCACCTGCCGCAGCAAGTCAGCCCAGCACCAACAAGACAGTTCCCAGCACAGGCTGAACAATGAAACCTAAAAGATGCCACGAAGGTGCATTACCCTGATTGGGGTTTGGGACCCAAGCTATGGACCAACAGGAAATCCACACAGAGAACAGAAGCTGGTCATTACTGGGCACTGGAGGGCGCCAGAAGCTTCTCAGCCACCTCATTCAATCCTCACTGCCCATCTGAAAAAGGAGATGCTATCACCCCCACTGCAGAGACAGAAAGGCAGAAATTAAGAAGTAATGTGAGTGCCTGAAGTAAACAACATAGCTGGAGGTGTGTGATGAGAATGCCGGTGCCCAGGCCTTCTGGGCTTCTCTAGGACCCCTGTGCTGGGGCTCCACAGATCCCGCACAGCCTACAGCCCCTGAGGTACAAAGTACGACTCTATAGGGCTCCAAAACATGCAAttcctttggggtttttttgtttgttttttgctttttgagacagggtctcactctcttgcccgggctagagtgagtgccgtggtgtcagcctagctcacagcaacctcagactcctgggctcaagcaaccctgctgcctcagccccctgagtagctgggactacaggtatgtgcccaAACGCCcagatcatttttctattttttgtagagacagggtcttctcttgctcaggctggtctcaaactcctggccttaagcaacgGTCCCGCTTCGggctcccaaagcgctaggagaACAAGTGTGAGACAAGAGCAAGGACAGTGTGGGCAGTAAATCGAATGAAAGATGAGTACGTGGAAAACTCCACAACACAAACTTCCCCTGCACAGCGCTGTTAGGGTTAACTATGAAACACAAGTGCTGCCACCTCTCCTGCCTTTGCTGGCAGCTTCAGCCCACCAATCGTGAAGTCCTCAAAAGAGGGCAGACTGTGGGGCTGAGCCAGtgcctgtcttgttcaccatGGTATTCCCTGGCAGTAGACTGCCAACAGATACTTGCCTAACAAATGAGATAAGGATGAATGACTCAGTCTAGGAAGGAACCCAAAGATCATCCAAATTCCTCCCTTCCTAAAGACATGGAGGCCCACTGCAGTTAGTGATTCACGACTCACCTGTGCCATACCAGGCTGTAGACTTAGGATATTACTGACTTTTCACCCATGTTAACCAGAACAACCCTTTGCAATGCTGAGATGCCACATGACCACAGATGAAAGACTCTGCTTTCACTGATGttgctaaaaacaaaactatcctggccaggcacggtggctcacgcctgtaatcctagcactctgggaggccgaagtggatcgctcgaggtcaggagttcgagaccagcctgagcaagatcccgtctctactaaaaatagaaagaaattatctggccaactaaaatatatatagaaaaaattagccgggcatggtggcgcatgcctgtagtcccagctactcgggaggctgaggcaggaggatcgcttaagcccaggagtttgaggttgctgtgagctaggctgacgccacggcactcactctagcccgggcaacaaagcgacactctgtctcaaaaaaaaaaaaaaactatcctgCAGTTTCCCAAATGAATGGAGATGAGGGGGAACAGTTCATTCTTGAAGACAGGACAAAAAATAAGTTCATGGAGTCCTTCCTATTTAACTACTGTCCGAAAACCATGATACCTTTCTGGGAGCAAAATTCAAAACTTCCGCATTAgtgcatcagaaaaaaaaaaaattcactgtgaCCGCTGCCCACTGGGATGTATCAGTACAGaaatagaacaattttaaaacatggaacATTCCATAcgtttctttttctataaaatagggTTATACTAATATAACCCTAAATAGGGTTATACTAATATAACCTACAGGTCAGGTTTAGGACTAAAACGAGACAAGCCCTGTAAAGCCCTTAGCGCCTCAGCCTGCCAACAGGATTAGCTGTTTAAATtagaggggcagagctgggctcaacGAACGTTCGTTGAATAAAGAACAGTCCACAAAACTTTCACGTCTGAACAAAGCAGAGGCGTTACTACCGCTGAGCCTCCCAGTCTAAGCAACACGGCTGGCTGGCGGCGGGGCGGGACTCAGGAGCTAACGTGGCTCTttgcagaggagagaagggaggctggAGGCCCCTGTTCGGTTTCCCGAGGGGAACGGACAAAGCGCCGGGCGTCTGAGAGACGGCGGGAATTTCGAAAGAAGTGGGTGGAAGGAGTAGCGTGCAGGCGAGGAGGAAGAACTCGGAGGACGGGGGGAGTGCGGCCAGGCAGCGGGAGGTTCCGGCCAGGGGCAGCCGACATCGTCGCAAAGGACTCGAGCCGGAGACGCCGCGGCCACCGCGCCGAGGCGtggccgcccccccccccccgctgccCCGCGCCGGCTGGCGCAGGTGGATGGCGTCACCGCCGGCCGCCCGGAACCAGCAGACAGGGCCTCCATGCTCACCCGCCGGGCGATGCCAAGGGCCCTCACGCTGGTCCCAGCCGTCCTGTCGCTTCCCGTGCCACCAACACATCGCCACACCACGGCGAGGGGCCCGATCACCGTTCGACTGCCGGCAGCTACCACCAGCCGGTACAacaccccccgcccccaacctCGCGCCGCTAGGACGCGCGCACGCGCAACAGCAGACAGGTCATAGGGCACCGCACCCCCGCATGCGCGCTGCGGGCTCAGGGCGGCCGCGCGCGTGCGCAGTATGGCCACAGCGCCGGCTGGGGACCTCTCTTAGGTGTCTATCCTCCGCCTGAGTGGTCGGGGAGTTTGCCATGAGCGCCGGCTCGCCCTGCCCAGACAGCTGAGCGCAGAGACCCCAGCAGCCGACTCGGGCTAGGCGCTAGGAGCTGTCCCCGCGCTTTTAGACTTCTCTTAAGTCAGGCATCTCCAAGAACACTCACTCCTGGGGTCCTCCATGAGAAGCGGCTCACAAAATTGAACGCTCGCGCCTCGCTCGCCCCGCCCGCGTACGTCGGCCGCGTCGCAGGTGTCCCTGCTTGTTCCGCAGCCGGTTTGGGCTGTTGCGCCGATGTGGGTCGTGAGCAAAGGAACCGATTAGGTAGACGATGTGCCGCCTTGTTCCTTTTATGGGTCGTCGCGGTTAGCTGGTGGTTGTCTGGAGCCACAGAAGCCCTCGCCACTTTTGCTGTGTCTGCGGCTGTGCTGTCTGGGAATTTGGACTTTGACACCATCGAGGCCCACGTGGACCTCCTTGGAGTCGAGAGCGAACCAGCCTGTTCTTGGGCAGTGGAGCCGGGCAGACCTGCGGGGTCCCCGCCACGTCCCAGGAGCGGCCGGCTGCGCTACTTGCCTGCTCGGTCTCTCTTTCCCAGGTTCTTCAGCGGAGCATAGAGCAACCACACGCTTCTTACACTTGAGAGGGCTgtgattttattacattttcgAGGCAGAAATGCCTGGGAAAAGGCTCCTAAATGCAACTGTCACCCCTAGTACCAAAAGGGACCGGAAAGCAATTACCCCTGACATCAAATTAGAAGTGTTAAGACGATTTGAAGCAGCTATGATAGCTATGATCAGGGAGTTCTGGAGAAACTACAGTGTCATGGATGCTGTGGACACCGTTGCAGTGGCTTGGGAGGAGCTCAAACCCGCAATAATGAACAGTGTGTGGCAGGAGATTTGGCCTGAGCGTGTTCAGTCCCAGAGATTTCCCCAGACAGATACCATTTCACAGCCTCAGCAAAACATTATGACCCTCGCCAAGCGTGTGGCCTTGGCAGAGGTTGCAGAGGCTGATGTGGACCAGCTGCTGTGGTCCCATGAAGATCTGTCAAACCAGGAGCTGGTGCAGCTGGgacaggaggaggcagcaggagaggag
The Lemur catta isolate mLemCat1 chromosome 20, mLemCat1.pri, whole genome shotgun sequence DNA segment above includes these coding regions:
- the LOC123625105 gene encoding AFG3-like protein 2; translated protein: MCWWHGKRQDGWDQREGPWHRPAGEHGGPVCWFRAAGGDAIHLRQPARGSGGGGAATPRRGGRGVSGSSPLRRCRLPLAGTSRCLAALPPSSEFFLLACTLLLPPTSFEIPAVSQTPGALSVPLGKPNRGLQPPFSPLQRATLAPESRPAASQPCCLDWEAQRASRGSAFSSWLCRGGLGHFPSRCVQNHPKKLVTERTLGLAEIEAGEEGSGEALPGGEGRRRARSPVKEGTTRISAVWPFWGQALPWDFSTSTFKIVEGKSLGSTVYSITWPEVDRLEVVNKQFVRVIPAPGTSSERFVWFNISSVDTFERNLESA